One Falco peregrinus isolate bFalPer1 chromosome 6, bFalPer1.pri, whole genome shotgun sequence DNA segment encodes these proteins:
- the JOSD1 gene encoding josephin-1, translated as MEEKERCDKFQLKMSCVPWKGDKTKSESPEPPQLPPLHIYHEKQRRELCALHALNNVFQDSNAFTRETLQEIFQRLSPNTMVTPHKKSMLGNGNYDVNVIMAALQTKGYEAVWWDKRRDVNVIALSNVMGFIMNLPSSLCWGPLKLPLKRQHWICVREVGGTYYNLDSKLKVPEWIGGESELRKFLKHQLRGKNCELLLVVPEEVEAHQSWRADV; from the exons atggaagaaaaggagCGATGTGATAAATTCCAGCTG AAAATGAGTTGCGTGCCATGGAAAGGTGACAAGACCAAATCGGAATCACCAGAGCCACCCCAGCTACCACCGCTGCATATTTACCATGAGAAGCAGCGTAGAGAGCTGTGTGCCCTCCATGCCCTCAACAATGTCTTCCAGGACAGCAACGCCTTCACTAGGGAAACCCTCCAGGAGATTTTTCAGAG GCTGTCTCCCAACACCATGGTGACGCCGCACAAGAAGAGCATGCTGGGAAATGGAAACTATGATGTGAACGTGATCATGGCAGCACTTCAGACCAAAGGCTATGAAGCGGTTTGGTGGGACAAGCGCAG GGATGTTAACGTCATTGCCCTGTCTAACGTGATGGGCTTCATCATGAATCTGCCCTCCAGCCTTTGCTGGGGCCCCTTGAAGCTCCCCCTCAAGCGACAGCACTGGATCTGCGTCCGGGAGGTGGGAGGCACGTACTATAACCTCGACTCCAAACTCAAGGTGCCTGAGTGGATTGGAGGCGAAAGTGAGCTCag GAAATTCTTGAAACACCAGCTGAGAGGAAAGAACTGTGAACTACTGCTGGTGGTGCCAGAGGAGGTGGAAGCACATCAGAGCTGGAGAGCCGATGTGTGA